In one Sphingobacterium daejeonense genomic region, the following are encoded:
- a CDS encoding BadF/BadG/BcrA/BcrD ATPase family protein, with product MIAVVFSGSRYADWRLAEKGRVLHGFRTSGINPYIQDERFIFQLLNKNTQLINNAERIRKIYFFGAGASSKERQEKIEKVFSQFFKNAKVKVSHDMLASAISTFGNEKGIIGIIGSGSNAAYYNGRKIVDNNYGLGYILADEASTNWQARQILKDFLTESMPQGFREKLLHKHNMDRKTILDKTYNTPNPNIFLTSFADFILENKDDPYMEGIIRKGLETYVKTYLIPLSETYPDSTLNFTGSVANNYADWLREIAKENHLAVGTIIREPVQNLVKYFINKN from the coding sequence ATGATTGCAGTCGTATTTAGTGGATCAAGATACGCCGATTGGCGACTTGCCGAAAAAGGAAGAGTCCTACATGGATTCAGAACTTCCGGCATAAACCCCTATATACAAGATGAAAGATTTATCTTTCAACTCCTGAACAAAAACACCCAACTCATCAATAATGCCGAAAGAATCCGTAAAATTTATTTTTTCGGAGCCGGAGCATCATCCAAAGAAAGACAAGAAAAAATTGAAAAAGTATTTTCTCAATTCTTTAAAAATGCAAAAGTCAAAGTATCACATGATATGCTGGCTTCTGCAATTTCAACTTTCGGAAATGAAAAAGGCATCATCGGAATAATTGGCAGTGGCTCAAATGCAGCCTATTACAACGGTAGAAAGATTGTCGATAACAACTATGGATTGGGATACATTTTAGCAGATGAAGCTTCAACGAATTGGCAAGCACGCCAGATATTGAAAGACTTCCTGACTGAATCAATGCCACAGGGTTTCCGGGAAAAACTTTTGCACAAACATAATATGGATCGAAAGACCATATTGGACAAAACATATAATACCCCGAACCCGAACATCTTTTTAACTTCTTTTGCGGACTTTATCCTTGAAAACAAAGATGATCCCTACATGGAAGGGATTATCAGGAAAGGACTGGAAACATATGTTAAAACTTATCTTATACCGCTTTCAGAAACCTATCCGGACTCAACATTGAATTTCACAGGTTCTGTGGCTAACAACTATGCTGATTGGCTCCGGGAAATTGCAAAAGAGAACCATTTGGCAGTGGGAACCATTATAAGAGAACCTGTACAGAATCTTGTAAAATATTTTATAAATAAAAATTAG
- the pfkA gene encoding 6-phosphofructokinase: MNKIRRIGVYTSGGDAPGMNAAIRAVVRTALFNDLKVTGIFRGYEGMIEGDFTEMVSRSVSSILQKGGTILKSARCPEFRTPEGRKKAYENVRKAGIDALVAIGGDGTFTGAEIFSQEYDIPVMCIPGTIDNDLYGTDYTLGFDTANNTVIDAIDKIKDTAASHNRLFFVEVMGRDSGCIALNAGVAGGAEAIMLPEKETAIDELIEMLEVAKDRNKTSMIVIIAEGDKNGGAYNVAKRVEEKFDFYDTKVSILGHLQRGGSPSSFDRVLATRMGYFAVNELVKGNRSATVGIRGSKMVATSLEEALRGKEFKLDEELVTIAEVMNI; encoded by the coding sequence ATGAACAAGATACGAAGGATTGGCGTTTATACATCAGGTGGCGATGCCCCAGGGATGAATGCTGCCATTCGCGCAGTAGTTCGTACAGCACTGTTTAATGACTTAAAAGTAACCGGTATATTTAGAGGATATGAAGGAATGATCGAGGGTGATTTTACCGAAATGGTAAGTCGATCCGTAAGTTCCATCCTACAAAAAGGTGGAACCATCCTAAAATCAGCTCGCTGTCCCGAATTTAGAACTCCCGAAGGCCGTAAAAAAGCCTATGAAAATGTTAGAAAAGCAGGAATTGACGCTTTAGTTGCTATTGGCGGAGATGGTACCTTCACAGGTGCAGAAATCTTCTCCCAAGAATATGATATCCCAGTGATGTGTATTCCAGGTACAATCGACAATGACCTCTATGGAACCGACTATACACTAGGATTTGACACGGCCAACAATACAGTTATTGACGCCATTGATAAAATCAAAGATACAGCAGCTTCCCACAATCGACTTTTCTTTGTCGAAGTAATGGGAAGAGATTCAGGATGTATAGCCTTGAATGCTGGAGTTGCAGGTGGTGCTGAAGCTATTATGCTTCCGGAAAAAGAAACGGCTATTGATGAATTGATCGAAATGCTTGAAGTAGCAAAAGATAGAAACAAAACTTCAATGATCGTAATCATCGCTGAAGGTGATAAAAATGGCGGTGCTTACAATGTCGCGAAACGTGTGGAAGAAAAATTTGATTTTTATGACACAAAAGTTAGTATATTAGGACATTTACAGCGTGGAGGGTCCCCAAGTAGCTTTGACCGAGTACTTGCAACCCGTATGGGATACTTCGCGGTCAATGAACTAGTAAAAGGCAATAGAAGTGCAACTGTGGGTATCCGTGGAAGCAAAATGGTAGCTACAAGTCTTGAAGAAGCTTTGCGTGGCAAAGAATTCAAACTGGACGAAGAGTTGGTCACTATTGCAGAAGTAATGAACATTTAA